Below is a window of bacterium DNA.
TCGGCCACCCCCGCCTGCCGCGCACCGGTCCGTTGAGCGGCCTGTCCATCACGACCGCGGTCGCCCAGTTCATGGTCTTCTGGGTCGGCTACCGGATGCTCCCGAACGTTCGCATCCGCTGGGGCGATGCCTGGCTCGGCGCGCTCGTCGGCGCCACCCTGTGGCACATCATCGCGATCGGGCTCGGTTGGTACCTCGCGGTGTTTTCGGACTACTCGACGCTGTACCACCAGGTCGAAGCGATCATGGTCCTGATCATTTGGGTGTACGCGCTGGCCTGCTGCTTCCTGTTCGGCGCGGAGTTCGTGGCGGAGTGGACGCCGTACCCGCACGTGATTCGCGAGGTGGAAGAACCCCACGCGGTCCCGTCGATAGCCGAGCGGCTGGCCGCCGGCGGCAGCTGACGGGGACGCGGCGGCCCGCCCCTGCGGGCTCCATAAGCATTCGGCGAGGGGCCTCGTTGAAGGCCCCTCGCCGTCATTCGCCCTCTTGCCGCGGGTTCAAGCCCGCGCGGTGACGGGCTTGTAGACCGGCGTGAGCCAGTGCCGGTACTCCGGCACCCGGCCTTCCGCGACGGAGAAGTAGACTTCTTGGAGCTTGCGGGTCAGCGGCCCCGGCCGGCCCGACCCGATCGGGTAGTGGTCAATGGAGTTGACCGGGGTGACTTCCGCGCCGCTGCCGCAGAAGAACGCCTCGTCCGCGATGTAGAGCTCGGTGCGGTCGACCTCGCGCTCCTCGACCGGTATCCGCAGCACGTCGCGCGCGAGCTCGAGCACGGTGGTGCGCGTGATCGATTCGAGGATGTTCGCCGTGATCGGCGGCGTGACGAGCCGTCCGCCGCGGATCATCATGAAGCACGCGCCCGGCCCCTCGGACACTTTGCCGCGCTCGTTCAGCATCACCGGCGACCCGTTGTAGCCGTTGAGGCGCGACTCCGTATAGGCGAAGCGTGAGTTGTGGTAGTTCGCGCCCGCCTTCACCCGCGGCGGAACGGAGTTGTCCGAGATCCGCGTCCAGCTGCTCACGCACGAATCGACGCCCTCCGTGATGCCCTTGGAGTGCGGCGCGAGCCGCGGCACGATGAAGCCGCCGGTCGGCTCCTTGCCGGCCTGCGCCGAGCTGGCGTGCTCCTCCTCGCCCACGTACAGCGTCAGGCGGAACCAGACGATCCCCTGGAACTTGTTGGCGCGGAGGACATCGATCTCGGCCTGGGTCAGCTCGTCGGCCGACCACGGAATCGGCATGC
It encodes the following:
- a CDS encoding branched-chain amino acid transaminase codes for the protein MADRAEFVWFDGKIVPWEDAKVHVSTATVLRGANIFEGVRGYWNDGERELYIFRNADHMARLWNSAKIMRMPIPWSADELTQAEIDVLRANKFQGIVWFRLTLYVGEEEHASSAQAGKEPTGGFIVPRLAPHSKGITEGVDSCVSSWTRISDNSVPPRVKAGANYHNSRFAYTESRLNGYNGSPVMLNERGKVSEGPGACFMMIRGGRLVTPPITANILESITRTTVLELARDVLRIPVEEREVDRTELYIADEAFFCGSGAEVTPVNSIDHYPIGSGRPGPLTRKLQEVYFSVAEGRVPEYRHWLTPVYKPVTARA